The following nucleotide sequence is from Methanobacteriaceae archaeon.
AAAGGATTTGACCCTTATGAAATCGTAAAAGGTGTTCAACCAATCTGTTTTGAAAATGCATGCTGGGCTTACACTCTTGGAGCAGCAATAGCTATTAAACAAGGCTGTGTAAAAGCATCTGAAGCTGCAAAAGATATTGGTGAAGGTTTACAAGCATTTTGTATTCCTGGAAGTGTTGCAGATGACAGACAAGTAGGTTTAGGTCACGGAAACTTAGCATCAATGCTTTTAAGTGATGAAAGTGAATGTTTTGCATTCCTCGCAGGTCACGAAAGTTTCGCAGCAGCAGAAGGAGCTATTGGAATTGCTAATTCTGCAAACGAAGTACGTGAAAAACCATTAAGAGTTATCTTAAACGGTCTTGGAAAAGATGCAGCTTTAATTATTTCCAGAATCAACGGATTTACTCATGTTGAAACTGAATTTGATTATTTCACCGGTGAAGTAAAAGTAGTTAAAGAAAAAGCTTACTCTGACGGTGAAAGAGCAAAAGTAAGATGTTACGGTGCTGACGATGTACGTGAAGGAGTAGCTATTATGCACTTGGAAGGTGTTGATGTATCAATTACTGGTAACTCAACTAACCCTACACGTTTCCAACACCCTGTTGCTGGAACCTATAAAAAAGAATGCTTATTACAAGGTAAAAAATACTTCTCAGTTGCTTCCGGTGGAGGAACTGGTAGAACATTACACCCTGATAACATGGCAGCAGGTCCTGCATCCTATGGTATGACTGATACATTAGGACGTATGCACTCTGATGCTCAATTTGCAGGTTCATCCTCCGTTCCAGCTCACGTAGAAATGATGGGATTAATTGGAATGGGTAACAACCCAATGGTTGGTGCATCTGTAGCAGTTGCAGTAGCTGTTGAAAAAGCAATGAAAAAATAATGGGATTTTTCCCGTTATTAACTATTTTTTTTGGAGATTTAATATGAATACACAATGGGGCTTGGCTGCAAAAGGAATTTGTGAGTACAATGGTAAAGTCTTACTTTTGAAAATCCGCTCCCGTTCATCACACGATGCTGGAAAATGGGAAATTCCTGGCGGTAAAGTTAAAAAATGCGAATTTTTTGATGATGCACTAAAAAGAGAATACTTAGAAGAGACTGGTTTGGAAGTAGATGTTCAGGAACTCTATAAAACCGTTAGAAAAGATTATACTGCGTGTAAAACAAAACAAGACATTAAATCTATTCAATTAGTCATGAAAGTCACATGTGAAAGTGATGATGTAAAAATCAGTGAAGAGCATGATGATTTTGGATGGTTTACTTATGAAGAAATAGATGAAATGATTAAAGAAGAATTGTTAACTCCTCCTGCAATCATTGCATTTAGTAAAAATTAATCTACTTTTTTTTTATTTTAATCCCAATATTTTAGCAGCATTTTCATATAATATTTGAGATCTTTCTTTTTTGGTTAAATCAAGCTTGTTGAAATATTCCATTTCACTTTTAGACTCCCACATAGGATAATCTGTTCCCCATAAAACTTTATCTGCACCATATGCGTGTATTAATTCTAAAGCATTTTCAGGGGTTAAATCGTATAAACTGGAACTTAAATCAACATATAAGTTTGGAATTCCTGCTAATTGTTCAGTAGCTTCATTCCAGATACTCCATCCTGCAAAATGTGCACCAATAAATGTTATATCTGGGAATTTTTCTAAAAATGGTTTTATATGTTCTGGATTGGAATAGCTGTATCTGAAGTCTCCACAGTGAACCATTAAAGGAACGTTACCTTCATTTATGATTTCTCCCATTTTAAATGCGCGTTCACCATTCATTGCAAATTGCTGGAAATCTGGATGTACTTTAACTCCTTTAAGACCAAGTTCAATTAAATGGTTAAAATCTCCCTGTATATCTTCACTGTCTGGGTGTAGGGTTCCAAATCCTGTGAATATATCTGAATTTGCTTTTACAGATTCTCCAATAAATTCATTAATGGATTTAACTTGTTTTGGTGTTGTTGCAACAGAATGGACTAAATAATGAGTAACTCCAACTTTTTTACCATCTTCTATTAAACCACTTACTGTTCCATTTAATGACATATCTAAATCATAAAAATCTTTAATACCACATACGGCTTTTGATGCTATTTTTTCTGGATAAATGTGGCAATGTGAATTAATAATTTTTTGCATAAAATTTAACCTCATCTGTTTTTCAAAATTAAATGTTTATCAATTTAAATTTATATAATTTTTTCTTTACAAAATTCACTATAAACATTTTGAGTTAAAAAAGTTATTTTCGAGATTTTTGTTTAATTAATTTTATTATTTTTCATCTTTATTTAACTTTTTTTTGAACTAGTAAGTTATTTTTATTATAAAAAGTAATATTATAATATGGTAAAGGTAAGTATTTTAGGATCAACTGGTACAATAGGTAAAAACGTTGCTTTCACTTTAGCAAAAGAAGAGACAGTTGATGAAATTGTCATGTTATCAAGACCTGAAAGTTTTGATAAAGTTAAAGGAGAAACCTACGATATGTATGATGCTCTTGCTGCAAGAGATATTGACTGTAAACTTATTCCATCATATAATTTTGAAGATATCAAGGGTTCTGCTGTTGTTTTGATTGCTGCAGGTATTCATCGTGAACCTGGAATGAACCGACTTGATTTAGCAGTTCCTAATGCAAAAATCGTAAGTAATTATTCAAAACAGATTGCTAAATATGCTCCAGATTCCATTATATTAGTTGCTACTAACCCTGTTGATGTTATGACTACAATTGCTCTTGAAGCATCAGGATTTAGCAAAAAGAAAGTAATTGGTGTTGGAAATCACTTAGATTCACTTAGATTAAAAAATTACTTCTCAAGACAAATCAACATTAACAGTGCTGAAGTTCATACAAGGGTTGTAGGAGAACATGGAAACCATATGGTTCCTCTTTTAAGTTCAACAACAATTGGTGGTATTCCTTTAAAGTATTTCGTAGAATATGTTGATTTAAATGTTATTGCATTAATTGAACAACTTAAAAATGCGGGAAATACAATTATTTCTAAAAAAGGAGCTACTGAATACGGACCAGCTTATGCAATTTCAAACTTGATTTCAACTATAATTACAGACACTCACAAAGTTTTAACTGTCAGTTGTTATCTTGAAGGTGAAGTTGAAGGAGTTAAGGATGTATCATTAGGGGTACCTGCAGTTACTTCTAAAAATGGTATTGCAATGATTGTCCCTATTCATATGAGTGATTTTGAAAAAAGAAGTTTTATTGAAGCAGGTAATACTGTTCGTGATGCAACGTATGAAGTTAAAGAAAATCTTGATATTTAAATTATAATTATATTTTAAATTGTGGTTTTATTATGTATATTAAAATTAAAAATAAATTTTACATAGTATCTATAGCCACAATTCTATTTTTTTGTTTCCAGGTTTGGTTTTTAACCCCTTGGATTTTAGATATTGCTAAGGTCTGTGGAATGACCCTTAGTATCATCATAATCGGTGGTGTGGCTATAGGGCTGGGTTTACTTAATTTCTTCTTAGTAATGTCTATGTTTTTTGATAATCAAAAAGACATTTATACTCTTGAAAGACACGATGAAGATGTTTCTATATTAATAGCTGCATATAATGGGGAAGAATCTATTTATGAAACATTATTGAGTTTATCTAATCAGAAATATGATGCTA
It contains:
- a CDS encoding amidohydrolase family protein — its product is MQKIINSHCHIYPEKIASKAVCGIKDFYDLDMSLNGTVSGLIEDGKKVGVTHYLVHSVATTPKQVKSINEFIGESVKANSDIFTGFGTLHPDSEDIQGDFNHLIELGLKGVKVHPDFQQFAMNGERAFKMGEIINEGNVPLMVHCGDFRYSYSNPEHIKPFLEKFPDITFIGAHFAGWSIWNEATEQLAGIPNLYVDLSSSLYDLTPENALELIHAYGADKVLWGTDYPMWESKSEMEYFNKLDLTKKERSQILYENAAKILGLK
- a CDS encoding NUDIX domain-containing protein codes for the protein MNTQWGLAAKGICEYNGKVLLLKIRSRSSHDAGKWEIPGGKVKKCEFFDDALKREYLEETGLEVDVQELYKTVRKDYTACKTKQDIKSIQLVMKVTCESDDVKISEEHDDFGWFTYEEIDEMIKEELLTPPAIIAFSKN
- a CDS encoding malate dehydrogenase, with translation MVKVSILGSTGTIGKNVAFTLAKEETVDEIVMLSRPESFDKVKGETYDMYDALAARDIDCKLIPSYNFEDIKGSAVVLIAAGIHREPGMNRLDLAVPNAKIVSNYSKQIAKYAPDSIILVATNPVDVMTTIALEASGFSKKKVIGVGNHLDSLRLKNYFSRQININSAEVHTRVVGEHGNHMVPLLSSTTIGGIPLKYFVEYVDLNVIALIEQLKNAGNTIISKKGATEYGPAYAISNLISTIITDTHKVLTVSCYLEGEVEGVKDVSLGVPAVTSKNGIAMIVPIHMSDFEKRSFIEAGNTVRDATYEVKENLDI
- a CDS encoding GGGtGRT protein — encoded protein: MSLFESYERRIDQITPVLEKYGIKDLDEAKQICLDKGFDPYEIVKGVQPICFENACWAYTLGAAIAIKQGCVKASEAAKDIGEGLQAFCIPGSVADDRQVGLGHGNLASMLLSDESECFAFLAGHESFAAAEGAIGIANSANEVREKPLRVILNGLGKDAALIISRINGFTHVETEFDYFTGEVKVVKEKAYSDGERAKVRCYGADDVREGVAIMHLEGVDVSITGNSTNPTRFQHPVAGTYKKECLLQGKKYFSVASGGGTGRTLHPDNMAAGPASYGMTDTLGRMHSDAQFAGSSSVPAHVEMMGLIGMGNNPMVGASVAVAVAVEKAMKK